The proteins below come from a single Rosa rugosa chromosome 2, drRosRugo1.1, whole genome shotgun sequence genomic window:
- the LOC133727799 gene encoding uncharacterized protein LOC133727799 isoform X2 yields MPRPNDGAPSAQNIIPGDGIGPLVMNAVEQVIEYLDLFGFDVIYQCKVIVKLKYADLVSILPTNVSVVVWPIQIWRFSVNISTMNTLEGPTCLLYAEDALRTMSLPEEIVLNLPYKLFGKCTKSPLNITLVNAAEFVQSHSKNWFREKDSSLI; encoded by the exons ATGCCCAGACCCAACGACGGAGCTCCGAGTGCCCAAAACATAATCCCCGGCGACGGAATTGGACCGCTCGTAATGAACGCCGTCGAGCAGGTGATCGAG TACCTCGATCTGTTTGGTTTTGATGTAATTTATCAATG CAAGGTAATTGTTAAGCTTAAGTATGCAGATCTTGTTTCCATACTTCCAACCAATGTCAGTGTAGTAGTATGGCCCATTCAAATCTGGAGATTCAGTGTAAATATATCAACCATGAATACACTGGAAGGTCCAACTTGTCTACTCTATGCAGAGGATGCCTTACGAACTATGAGCTTACCTGAAG agattgtcttgaatttGCCATATAAGCTCTTCGGAAAATGCACAAAGAGTCCGCTTAATATCACACTTGTGAACGCAGCTGAATTTGTACAAAGCCATAGCAAAAATTGGTTTCGGGAAAAGGATAGCTCTCTGATCTAG
- the LOC133730644 gene encoding chloroplast protein FOR GROWTH AND FERTILITY 2-like produces the protein YALVLLQPAFAPAALASFQTATKTGGPAAVAVGGRLIQTELLSSAWTGFFAGCLHTLSGPDHLAALAPLSIGRTRIESALVGALWGCGHDAGQVIFGLIFLLLKDRLHIEVIRTWGTRVVGLTLLVIGAMGIKEASEVPSPCVALENGECDVSVYETLDNPTVGKKKIGFATFATGIVHGLQPDALMMVLPALALPSRVAGAAFLVMFLVGTVVAMGSYTVFLGS, from the coding sequence TATGCCTTGGTCTTACTACAACCTGCCTTTGCACCAGCGGCTCTTGCTTCTTTTCAAACTGCAACTAAGACAGGTGGTCCAGCTGCTGTTGCAGTTGGGGGAAGACTCATCCAGACTGAATTACTTAGTAGTGCATGGACCGGTTTCTTTGCTGGTTGCTTGCACACATTATCAGGGCCTGACCACCTAGCTGCTTTGGCTCCACTCTCAATTGGGCGTACCCGCATTGAAAGTGCTCTTGTTGGAGCCCTCTGGGGATGCGGCCATGATGCTGGCCAGGTTATCTTTGGATTAATATTTCTACTACTGAAGGACCGGCTCCATATTGAAGTTATTCGAACTTGGGGCACAAGAGTTGTTGGGCTTACTTTACTAGTTATTGGTGCTATGGGCATTAAGGAAGCTTCAGAAGTCCCGAGTCCTTGTGTTGCCTTGGAGAATGGCGAGTGTGATGTTAGTGTGTACGAAACTCTTGATAACCCAACtgttgggaagaagaagattggtttTGCTACTTTTGCCACCGGAATTGTGCATGGGCTGCAGCCAGATGCATTGATGATGGTGTTGCCTGCACTTGCTTTGCCATCTCGTGTTGCTGGCGCTGCATTTCTAGTTATGTTCTTAGTTGGGACCGTAGTTGCCATGGGAAGCTACACAGTCTTTCTAGGCTCATGA
- the LOC133732580 gene encoding CDP-diacylglycerol--inositol 3-phosphatidyltransferase 1-like, whose translation MAKKSVPQPRLTKLSVYLYIPNIIGYIRVLMSCYAFAICFSNKRLFSLLYFVSFVCDGVDGWCARKFNQVSTFGAVLDMVTDRISTACLLVILSQVYRPGLIFLSLLALDIGSHWLQMYSTFLLGKASHKDVKDSTNWLFKAYYENQMFMAYCCVSCEVLYIILFLVAKNETENVIEVLMGLAHHITPLSVLVGLCLFGWAVKQAINCIQLKTAADVCVLHDINKKQSP comes from the exons ATGGCCAAGAAATCGGTACCACAACCACGGCTAACAAAGCTTTCGGTCTACCTTTACATACCTAATATAATTG GGTACATTAGGGTTCTCATGAGCTGTTATGCTTTCGCCATATGCTTCTCCAACAAACGACTTTTCTCCCTTCTCTATTTTGTCAG CTTTGTCTGTGACGGAGTAGATGGTTGGTGTGCTCGCAAATTCAATCAAG TTTCAACATTTGGAGCTGTTTTGGACATGGTAACAGACag GATAAGCACTGCATGTCTCTTGGTAATTCTTTCACAAGTCTATCG GCCTGGCTTGATTTTCCTCTCGTTGCTTGCCTTAGATATTGGTAGCCACTGGCTGCAGATGTACAG TACTTTCCTGCTTGGCAAGGCTAGTCACAAAGATGTGAAAGATAGCACTAATTGGCTTTTTAAAGCATACTATGAGAATCAGATGTTTATGGCTTACTGTTGTGTGTCATGCGAG GTGCTTTATATCATTCTATTTCTTGTTGCAAAGAACGAAACTGAGAATGTGATTGAA GTTCTAATGGGTCTTGCACACCATATTACACCTCTTTCTGTTCTTGTTGGTTTGTGTTTATTTGGATGGGCAGTCAAacaagcaattaattgtatacAG TTGAAGACAGCAGCAGATGTGTGTGTGCTTCATGATATCAACAAAAAGCAGAGCCCATAA
- the LOC133727799 gene encoding uncharacterized protein LOC133727799 isoform X1 yields MPRPNDGAPSAQNIIPGDGIGPLVMNAVEQVIEYLDLFGFDVIYQCKVIVKLKYADLVSILPTNVSVVVWPIQIWRFSVNISTMNTLEGPTCLLYAEDALRTMSLPEAYTEIVLNLPYKLFGKCTKSPLNITLVNAAEFVQSHSKNWFREKDSSLI; encoded by the exons ATGCCCAGACCCAACGACGGAGCTCCGAGTGCCCAAAACATAATCCCCGGCGACGGAATTGGACCGCTCGTAATGAACGCCGTCGAGCAGGTGATCGAG TACCTCGATCTGTTTGGTTTTGATGTAATTTATCAATG CAAGGTAATTGTTAAGCTTAAGTATGCAGATCTTGTTTCCATACTTCCAACCAATGTCAGTGTAGTAGTATGGCCCATTCAAATCTGGAGATTCAGTGTAAATATATCAACCATGAATACACTGGAAGGTCCAACTTGTCTACTCTATGCAGAGGATGCCTTACGAACTATGAGCTTACCTGAAG CATATACagagattgtcttgaatttGCCATATAAGCTCTTCGGAAAATGCACAAAGAGTCCGCTTAATATCACACTTGTGAACGCAGCTGAATTTGTACAAAGCCATAGCAAAAATTGGTTTCGGGAAAAGGATAGCTCTCTGATCTAG